From Arachis hypogaea cultivar Tifrunner chromosome 3, arahy.Tifrunner.gnm2.J5K5, whole genome shotgun sequence:
AGCCCTCTATAGAGTTAGGTTGACCAAAGAGTCACATTTTAGCTAAACCATATGGTTAAGTATAAAGTTGATGCCTTGCATATAACACATATATACAACaagtgttagttttttttttttttggcttggTAGTGCTAATTATCTGAATAGACAAACAATGGAAGATAATGTTATATATAAACCACTTATATGCTGTATGCATGTATATGGATAAATacatgataataaaaaatatatcatcaTCACTACTTAATTAACATGATGATGACATCAACTGCCAGAGCCGACCACTATTTGAGCAGATAACTACTACTATAATCTAATTAAGCACTTGTCTGCAAAATGCAATGACATGGACGACCACCCATTATAATTGGACAGGGACTACTACGTTAAATTCAAatgttgttatatatatatattagtttttaaTCCTATCTAGATATAGTTAATTAGTTATTGTGTTTGTGTCCTCCTTCAACGTTTTCAACGAATGGATGCTACAAAAAGGAGAAGgctactttaatttttttattatattagtaagTGCATGCtgatatttaatataataacCCCTCATCAATTAAAAGTCAGACCTCACAAACTAAATTAACTCATGATATTAACTTTAAGCCGCGTTGCCTAATTTATAGAATAAAATGGTAGAGTCATCCACGCCCGCCACTCTAATGCCTTAAATGTGCTTTAATGGAATGTGATACCACTCCACTTCTTcttggagaaattcatttttagcTGACTAtgcttttcaatatatatatatatatatatatatatatatatatatatatatatatatatatatatatatatatattaattttcttttttgggtATATTCTATGCGCATTAAGTTGACAattctttcataaaaaaattagtttattttttcaattattctgttttaatttttgtttattttcagaATACTTTTTGAAGATATAAAAGTCaaagatttatattaaaaattttgaaatatttaagTTTTGAACAatattatacataataataaaacaCATCAACGACATTTTTACAgccaaacatattaaaaaaaaagtaattaccaAATATTGCCGCTCCTTTTttgcgaaaaaagaaaaaactgaaAACAGTAAATATTagctatgacaaaaaaaaaaaaaaactgttaatTACTTAACctttagaaaatataattttctcaAAGAATAGCCTTTCAAAACAccgttatatattaaaaaaaaaaaaactgacttGATTAAAGTGAAAATGAAGTCACTAGTCAATTTATAAAAAATCAGAATTTCACGAGTGAATCCATGGCCCTCCTTTCTCATGAATAGCCCTTTACCTAAACTAATGAGAAACAACGCGAATAATAGAATTTGGAAAAGGTAAGTGGCTTCAGCTAACCCCACTTAACCGAATTTGGCACCCAATCACTTTTAGTCACCTCAGTAAACTACGCGTTATATATATAAGTTTAATCCCCAAAAGATGGATTAGTGCTTGAGCCATACATAATAGCGTGATTGTAACGGccaatttcatattttaattcaaTATATATAGTACTACACACTccctattaatttaattaatccgGAGGTTCTTTAATCCACTAATAATTTCAGTTAAAGTATTATTACTCCTTCCAGTAAGTGACAAATGGGTAGGTCCAACTATAGCTATATAAATAAGCTGCTTCTAACACCACTCCTTACTTATCCTCCTTCAgacacaataataataatcataatggcGAAGAACAAGATTCACCCTCAAGAACTTGCTCCTTCTAATCCTCCTCTTACTCTTTCTGCAAAGGGAGAAACATATACACTGTGGATGAAATCGTTAGTGTTCCACTCCAATGGTTGCACTGTGTATGATTCCAAGGGTGACATAGTGTACCGTGTCGATAACTATGACCGAAAAGGTACAAGAGAAGTTAACCTCATGGATCTTAGAGGCAGAGTTCTCTGCACCATACACAAggtaattcattcattcattcattcattactAATAACTAaacttcattattcttcttcttcttcttcttctttttaattaaccaaGTTGTATGTTTGATTTATTATTGCAGAGATTAATAGCTTTGGGACGACGATGGGAAGGGTACAGATCATGCAATAGCAGTAGTAGTGATATTGAGGAGAGGCCATGGTTCCAAGTGAAgagaaagaagatgatgatgatgaagaagaagaagaagaaggagaaagtagCGTGCGAAATAAGGGTAGGGTGTGTTGAATACTGCATAGTGAGAAATAGTGAGAAAGAAGCAGCATATCGGATAGTAAACAAAGACGGAAATGTCATTGCAGAGGCAAAGCAGAAGCACTCATCGTCAGGGGTAGTTTTGGGAAATGATGTTCTAACTTTGGATGTGGCTCCTAACACAGATCATTCACTTGTTATGGCTTTGGTTACCGCATATGGATTGATATGCGGCACAATGTAAATTATTCAATTCTATCTATTCTCTGCTTTTGTATATTTTTCAACATCACATACAAGTTTTGTAATATTCAGATTTTGCCTCTGTTTCTGTATATAATGTAAGTGTGTATGTATTCTTGTTTAACTTACACACccaatacaatatatatatatatatatatatatatatatatatatatatatatatatatatatgttaagatGCAATTAAGCCTCCAATTTCCATgggttttattatattttataggaCAAGTACAATTTATTGTTTTCCGtcaataattaattgataatttactaATGTCAAAAGAaagtttaaatatatattaatataaatatagtattaactaaaaatattgactaatataaataaaaattcttgatttcaatttttttatatattatgaaaaatagtaaaagttatgaaaatttattattttttattattaattaattattaatatttaaaagtatataataaaatattatttgattactagattaaaaaaattaaattaataattaaataataacaaaaaaataataaattctgatagttttattatttttcttatattatcttatcgaaaaataatttcttttaattaacgaATAAAGCGTGTTTACTGTACACACAGGCGGCTATGAATAACTAGAGACAAAAGTAATACAAAGATGAtgtgaattgaaaaagaaagtgTTTCTTCTAATACTATGTATCTTACATGTTCAAATACTAATATTAGCAGAAGCCGATTTAACGTCTAACCAAAACTCTacttccattatttttctattttggtggaACTTGACTTAGTCTTTAGAGCTTTTCATATCATATCATCATCATAAAGAAGGGTTTCACAAAATGATGCaaatagaagaaggaagaaggaaaagaaaaatgaaattaaaagagtaaagtgTGAGTGTGACATGAACATGTTACATTGTTGTTGCACCCTAACCCCTAGACATGTCAAATGTGTATTATTGTTGTCATTCCAGCACATACATAAAGCTCCATATTAGGCTTAGGGTTAGGGTGTGTTCCCTCCATATATATGTAGAAGCAGAACGACATACTTGTGgtccctcttcttcttcaattccatAATAACTCCACACTCCTTTCTTACTATGCTATATGCAACCAAAACAAAACAATTAATGCTCATGTGTCTTTAATTTCTTGATCCCTTCTTCTTCCAGTTTTTTTGGCTTTTGGTTTTTGGGTTTAAATTATCTACTTATCATATACGCTGCATATTTGAGAATCTTTATGCATGAacgttattttctttttttttttattattttttttcaatttaaaatttgttgtATAGAATTCCAAAAGGATTTATAAAACATAAATCACTAGCTACTcacaactttttttaaaaaaaacagcAATAATATATGATTAGTATTTcagcaaatattattattttagactgaaatttaatcaataataatttatactcttATTTATAAAGATTgacacataaaaaatatataacttatatttatatttacatatataaataaatataatttgtatttatttatcaaaaataatttaatatttatattggtTAAATACCGACTAAAATTACTGGAAACGGCTGGTctcaaaattttttgtttttaaaatatttattgcaATAAATAAGACGATAGACAAAGCTTGTcttaggcttagtttggtaaaacttttattttttaaaagtagcttataaaagttaacttttaaaaaatggctttttaaaagttgtagcatttatgtttggtaaatcaaatcaaaaacaacttttaataaatataagtaacatcaattgtgtttggtaaaatagcttttaaaatttaaaaatactataatagacataaatgcaaacattaaatttgaaaattagttaacatatgagattatattagatttttaaattttgaaaagcacgagccaactttgaaaagctccctctaggtgctttcaaaagcacccctaacttttaaaagcGGAAAGCACAAGcacttgagctttttaatttaccaaacgcaaAATGACGTGCTTTTaaaaaagcacaagcacctcctgaaaaagctttaccaaacccagCCTTAGTTTCGTTCTTTTTCCTCTCTGTCATTTGTTTACAGTTTACCCATCGCGGCAGAACACACGGCATTAATTTGCAATGATACATAACCACCAGACACTTAAactatttggtaataaaaatttttggaaagctGTTTGTGCCTCATTTTGCTTTTGATAAACAAAGTTGCTTTTGCAATGATACATAGATCATGTGCTTGTGCATTTCGTTTGAAAGCAtctaacataaatttttttaaagatgatttgtatttattaaaataattaaaaagtctaatttaatttcataaattaattaatatttaaatttaattttttatattaatattaattataatatttttaaattttaaaaattattttattaaacgtatttattattatttgtgtttattaaaaattatttttaatttaatttattaaatataaatgatataattttttaaaatataattttttttaaaattagtttttataagctatacttttcaaaaataaaaactacttttataaGCCTTATATAAATGTCTTAATTATGAAACCAAGGAGTaataatatcaaaaatattatatatacactaaaaataagtttatgtataaatatatctatttttcaatttatttttaatatttttttgtattttagtatatattttataaaaataatcgatTTTTTACACCTGATATGATTGTATATATTCGCTAGCCTTTCTTGAAGAATAAGATGATAAGAACAGAAAACATGTGTGTATGGCCGCCCATAAGTAAAGTGTTTCTTGGGGCCTGGTTCATTGACTGTATAAGGTGTTTTGGCCTTTTGGGTAGTtggtatatatgtgtatataaacTATTATCAAAGGATTCATGATTAGGTTTATGAAAGATATTACAACAATGACATATGTATATATCTTTCTTAACATGTGCCGCACAACATATTCTACTGGTGAGAACGGAGAAGTCAAATATGTAGAACAATAATGCAACGTTTTGTAACTGATACCGCAAATTAGGGCATACAAGATACAATATTGGCTACAAATTAGATCCAAGAGTCATATATACATCACAATAATTTAATGTATTCCAACTTCCATGCATGATCATACAATACAACACATAGCCATATGCACGAAACATGCATATGTTACATATATATTggacatatatcacaacatgttTCATAAACTACATGTTGAAGTATTGTTTTCCCAAGTCTGAACGTTAGTCTGTCCAAGCTACCTTTTTTCTTCATGATAAGTTTTTTCTTTTGGTCGATGGTTCATGATAAGTTGATAACGTTCTTTCATACCCGCTCGTTTTTCTTTTCAAGGAAAACTAGTGCAAGATCTGTGCCAGGTCAAATATTGATTAGTTGTAAAAATTTGTTGATACTTATTCATTAGTATTAAtagttataatttttaattaaaaaaagtctTTATACATAAAAATTTAGTGTACAGTGTATAAGattattttagtctttatttACAAAGGTCAaataatcttattattttttagttcatATTAATAGATTTCACTTAAATGTGAAAGCTATTACATTTGTGTTATTAAATAAATGTTGTTATacaatccaaaaaaaatcaaaattataataaaaatagtttatagTGATCACACAAATAACGAATATTAGTTGAGTGGTGTTTTTTGGTGAATAACTTGGGTATAAGTCGGTCTCTGAGAGTCAATGTCGAGTTATCACCCTCAACACCGAGCTATAAGTTTTGAAGATCCGAGCTCTTTGTTCTAAAGATATATCACGCCATGAAGAGTGTGAACAGAAAAAGAGAGTGTACCTGCAAAACGCACTCTAATAATTAAGTTAGTATTGTGTATTTAAAAGTGTGTGTGCATCAATAAAATGCCATACCTTTATAGATGATGTTGAATAGATCGGTTACGTTCTCTGGTAACCGTTTGTATTGAAGGTCAGTTATAGCAAATCGAGAGTTATGGTATTTGACCGGACGTTAGGATTTTGACCTATACCGTTTGAGATGTGCTATGGTCCATAAGGCCAATTTGTAACGTATGATGTCGAGTTAGAACTCGTGATCTGTAATAACCATATTATAGCCTCCCAATTTTAGCCTCTGAGTAATTTTAATTGTGAAGCAGATTAAGCTtataatgagttataactcggcaaACGGAATGGTGATCGAGCCCTCAAGATGCTTtattaaaattgataattaatgaTTTGGTTTaagtaataatgataataattaatttaagagagatgaaaattaaataatgatgTGAAAAATGTGTGGGTTCCTGAGGCCGTTTGCATCGTGCGTGGGTGTAACTGATGGGATCACAACTAGAAAATTACTTAATATAGACAGATTTACAgatagatttagtctttattacagatagatttttggttaccgatgaATTTTGTCCCTCTGTGAAAGTTTCGtcagaaattatttaccgacgaattttttttatcggaaattaccgacggatttttaccagttatcGACAGATTTTTCCTCAGTAAATTCTCCCCTCCATTTTCCTGAAACATCGAACTTTCTGACggatttttcgacggattttccgtcggtaattacagacgaattttttgtcggtaattacagacggattttccgatgAATTTTTCGTTGGTAATTACAGTTTGTAATTTGAACCTTGAAAAATCATCCCACACTCtgaatacagacagaaaatccgtctgtaaatccgtcagtaaaataaaatagattttttttagatttttctattgcaaaataaatatatagttaatacaaatttttatctaatttgtattcgaatatttataatatttcaaaaaataaacaaattcatcgtattatcaaattaaaagaaaaatactataaacaagcaagtcaatataattcaaaacataaaataaagtgtATTGATATATCAactataattcaaaataaataccACTAAAAAAAACCTATAAAATTTGTACTGTAGCATATACTAAAGGTGTATAAAACAATCTACTCTCATAGCTAATCACTATTAGAATTAGTCTAAATATAAACATAAATCTAttctaaaattaaactaaatatagAGAGTATAATCCCCAAGCAACATTAGTTTACAAGAAAATATATGAGCACAGACTGAACATTAGTTGTTCAATTCTTCTTAAGATTTATTCAacgttttctctttctctttacgGCTTGTTTTGCTAAGACTTGCATAAGGGTTAATGCTTAGACATTAATTTGAAGtgcattaaattgaaaaaatgagAATGCAACTAGCCAGTAGAAAGATATAAATGGTTGCTGTAAGGACTATGGTTGGAATTGGAGAATAAAGCCAAAAAGGGTACTATTCAATGGAATATTGGGATGGGAATTGAGTTTCTATGGTTTAATGTTGATGAATTGTGACCCATTAAAATTCCCTGCCCTCTTTTTGTTCctatttttccccttttttcaaaaaaataattaattaaatgcaTTTTTCTTGAAATGGAATATTCTCTCCTTTAAAAAATTTTCTGCTTCcttttttcatgattttaataATTGAACTCTACACAATTGTAACAATGACTTTATAAAGAATTGAATGCCGGCTCCATTATAATTAGCTCATTATTAATATTTAGCTCATGAATATTTAGCTCCATACCTTGAGGTTGAATTTGTCAAATCTATGAAATGTACTCTTATCTACATGGACATCCAACAAATCGACATTCAGATCATCCTGCATTACGATTATCTCCTATTAGAAACATGCAGACATTGGACATAAAGAAGTAATAGACTAACAAATACAAGAAGTTTTATTTGGAAAGCTTtgaaagatgtcattggacataAAAAAGTATACTTTATCTGTTTCAGTTTGCTTCTACACCCTTCATTATCACAATTAGGAAACATAAATATGTATATATCTACTAAGAGAGATCACCATACTACGAaagttaaaaaggaaaaaaattaacacaaattaAAACAAGCAAGTAACCTCAAACAAGTAAGTAAtctcaaacaaaaaaaaacttatacctttttctttttttgtcaaTTTTTGTTCAGTCAACTGTCAAATAAGAACAcattcaaataattaaaataaaacaacaaaatttagaaggaagaatgttagagaaaagaaaatttaactcAAGATAAGGAATAAAGCTATagaaatgaataataataataataataataataataataataataataataataataataataataataaaatcataatttattatttgtagTGAATGCACACATGTGTACATATCAAATTCATTTTGCAACTTACATCACAACATACACAAAATTTTATGAAACTAATAGGAACATGTAATATAATGTGAGCAGAGGCGTATCTCTAAAGTTATAACTAAACTTGCTGGTTAATAAGCCCTGACAATTAGAAATATTAAGCAGCAATTTATTTGGAAGATACTGCTTGCAAATTATTGAGAGGGCAAAATGGGTTATCAACAGTGTCATTGAGTTCCATTGTGTTTTCATTTGTGAAGGGTGGATTAGAGGGACATGCATGATTCTCTTCCTTCTTTGTTAGGATCTATAGTGCCCTTGACATGGTTGGTCTCAAGGAAGGGTTCTCTTGTGTGCATAGAAGTCCTATGTGCACTACTTTTAAAATCTCATCTTTCTTATTAACATTATTGTTATCTGAAACTAGATTTGGATCAAATAGCTCTTCTGCTGTCCCTGATTGGAAATGCCTCCATGTCTGATTTTATTACAAGATATTAAATTCGATCAATGGAAGAAACAAAAGTTAATTCATTATGCACATGCAGTCTTGGCTCATTAGACATTCTAGAAAATAGCTATCAGTATAACTATGCTGTCTGAGTATTTTGTTGATTTGCTTCTGTTATTTTGTCTCCCAGTAACTATTTCTAAGATTAACACTCTAAGACTATATACATCTGCCTTTTTTGTTAACTGGCCATAAGCTAGGTACTCTGGTGCCATGTAACCCCTGTAGCACCACTTAAGAAAATGAGTATTCCACAATGTTCTCAATAGGTTAAATTACACTTAAAATTCACTGAAACCAAACTATAGCATTTactatagtttacccttttagatATGATCCACATATATTAATAGGTCTTGGATTTGGTTCAAACTTTTCAATGCTATATATATTGTTAAGGGTTGTGAATAGATGCAATGATTGGAAAGAGATGCTTATAGAGTTTCGGCTATAGCTGTGCTAATGTGACTCTTATCTTCTTGAAAGGACTTGGCCAGTCCAAAATCAGCAATTTTAGCGCGAAGTTTAGCATCCAATAAGATGTTGCTGGCTTTTATATCTCTGTGAATTATCCTAGTTTTTGAATTCTCATGTAGGTAAACCAACCCTTTATCTGTCCCAATGATAATGtcattgaagaactgaagattgatggtttagaagttataataaattctcgttgcaagtatagtttctaaaccaagcaatcaacctttcttacaaacgttttgattgtcacaagtaacaaacccaataaaatttataaaccgaagtattcaaaccttgggtcgtcttctcaaggaattacaggaaggtgtattttattattggttatggaaagggttttgagcaagagaaatggtttgcagaaattaataaattaataacgaagaaatctcttggcaaggtatgaaaactggaagccctatcctagttatccttatcaatggtgatgagaattatatttttgctaccactcagtcaacctctaactatgaaggtaagttaagtggacaaatcaatttaacacctaaagtcctagtcaactcctaaggaaagactagagttataggaatctaaatcaatcggcaaagataacaattatcaatcacgatgagtttgacaactcaagagttaccaattaatcaaccaaagccaaaagggaaaaatgtaaattatttatataaataggagaaagcaatcatgagtctaaaatacctcaatttatatcaaataaagaaaatcctaacatgaatggtgcataggccaaataggcaacataagtaatacaagcattaaagtatctgaaagtaaaagagaaatataaagtaaaaggaatattgaacccgatgaagagttgaaatcataaatcctttaagaggaatccttaTCCTcgaacctaagagagaggagagaacctctctctctaaaagctacatctaaaacctaaaattgtgagtaatgaatgaatgattgaatgaatgatCTGATTTtg
This genomic window contains:
- the LOC112790925 gene encoding protein LURP-one-related 4, translated to MAKNKIHPQELAPSNPPLTLSAKGETYTLWMKSLVFHSNGCTVYDSKGDIVYRVDNYDRKGTREVNLMDLRGRVLCTIHKRLIALGRRWEGYRSCNSSSSDIEERPWFQVKRKKMMMMKKKKKKEKVACEIRVGCVEYCIVRNSEKEAAYRIVNKDGNVIAEAKQKHSSSGVVLGNDVLTLDVAPNTDHSLVMALVTAYGLICGTM